From Natator depressus isolate rNatDep1 chromosome 7, rNatDep2.hap1, whole genome shotgun sequence, the proteins below share one genomic window:
- the HMX2 gene encoding homeobox protein HMX2 isoform X1, producing the protein MSNKEDPSKCCPAAAPISSFTIQSILGSGTSEGGREPSSKAAGAWPGRKLSLSVSSEEEEPEESWKHHGCFCPETQGPKETCHKHQPISFTCLSNPKGNGGAMTVNTDRTQFLSQSQQDLKEEKEKHFPPNSPSSGERQRDGGDRQANSAKKKTRTVFSRSQVYQLESTFDMKRYLSSSERACLASSLQLTETQVKTWFQNRRNKWKRQLSAELEAANMAHASAQTLVGMPLVFRDNSLLRVPVPRSIAFPAPLYYPGSNLSALPLYNLYNKIDY; encoded by the exons ATGAGCAACAAAGAAGACCCGAGCAAGTGTTGCCCCGCAGCCGCTCCGATCTCCAGTTTTACCATCCAGTCCATCCTGGGCAGCGGTACCtcggaagggggcagggagcccagttCCAAGGCAGCGGGCGCCTGGCCGGGCAGGAAGCTAAGTCTGTCCGTGTCCTCAGAGGAAGAGGAGCCGGAGGAGAGCTGGAAACATCACGGCTGCTTCTGTCCTGAGACGCAGGGCCCCAAAGAAACTTGCCACAAACACCAGCCCATCAGTTTCACGTGTCTCAGTAA TCCAAAGGGGAATGGAGGAGCAATGACGGTAAATACAGACAGGACGCAATTCCTCTCCCAATCTCAACAGGACttgaaggaggaaaaagagaaacacTTCCCTCCAAACTCCCCGTCTTCTGGGGAGAGACAAAGGGACGGAGGGGACAGGCAGGCTAATTCAGCCAAAAAGAAGACCCGCACTGTTTTCTCCCGGAGCCAAGTGTACCAGTTGGAATCTACCTTTGACATGAAGCGATACCTGAGCAGCTCGGAGAGGGCCTGCTTGGCCTCCAGTTTGCAGCTGACGGAGACCCAGGTGAAAACCTGGTTCCAGAACCGCAGGAACAAATGGAAAAGGCAACTCTCGGCAGAACTGGAGGCGGCCAATATGGCTCATGCCTCAGCTCAGACACTAGTGGGGATGCCCCTGGTTTTCAGAGACAATTCCCTTCTGAGAGTGCCAGTGCCCAGGTCGATCGCCTTCCCAGCCCCTTTATACTACCCAGGCAGCAACTTGTCAGCCTTACCTCTCTATAATCTCTACAACAAGATCGACTACTGA
- the HMX2 gene encoding homeobox protein HMX2 isoform X2: protein MSNKEDPSKCCPAAAPISSFTIQSILGSGTSEGGREPSSKAAGAWPGRKLSLSVSSEEEEPEESWKHHGCFCPETQGPKETCHKHQPISFTCLSSPKGNGGAMTVNTDRTQFLSQSQQDLKEEKEKHFPPNSPSSGERQRDGGDRQANSAKKKTRTVFSRSQVYQLESTFDMKRYLSSSERACLASSLQLTETQVKTWFQNRRNKWKRQLSAELEAANMAHASAQTLVGMPLVFRDNSLLRVPVPRSIAFPAPLYYPGSNLSALPLYNLYNKIDY from the exons ATGAGCAACAAAGAAGACCCGAGCAAGTGTTGCCCCGCAGCCGCTCCGATCTCCAGTTTTACCATCCAGTCCATCCTGGGCAGCGGTACCtcggaagggggcagggagcccagttCCAAGGCAGCGGGCGCCTGGCCGGGCAGGAAGCTAAGTCTGTCCGTGTCCTCAGAGGAAGAGGAGCCGGAGGAGAGCTGGAAACATCACGGCTGCTTCTGTCCTGAGACGCAGGGCCCCAAAGAAACTTGCCACAAACACCAGCCCATCAGTTTCACGTGTCTCA GCAGTCCAAAGGGGAATGGAGGAGCAATGACGGTAAATACAGACAGGACGCAATTCCTCTCCCAATCTCAACAGGACttgaaggaggaaaaagagaaacacTTCCCTCCAAACTCCCCGTCTTCTGGGGAGAGACAAAGGGACGGAGGGGACAGGCAGGCTAATTCAGCCAAAAAGAAGACCCGCACTGTTTTCTCCCGGAGCCAAGTGTACCAGTTGGAATCTACCTTTGACATGAAGCGATACCTGAGCAGCTCGGAGAGGGCCTGCTTGGCCTCCAGTTTGCAGCTGACGGAGACCCAGGTGAAAACCTGGTTCCAGAACCGCAGGAACAAATGGAAAAGGCAACTCTCGGCAGAACTGGAGGCGGCCAATATGGCTCATGCCTCAGCTCAGACACTAGTGGGGATGCCCCTGGTTTTCAGAGACAATTCCCTTCTGAGAGTGCCAGTGCCCAGGTCGATCGCCTTCCCAGCCCCTTTATACTACCCAGGCAGCAACTTGTCAGCCTTACCTCTCTATAATCTCTACAACAAGATCGACTACTGA